In Luteolibacter sp. Y139, the following proteins share a genomic window:
- the trxA gene encoding thioredoxin: MAQQFNESNFQSEVIDSAQPVLVDFWAEWCGPCKMIGPVIDQLSGELEGQAKVGKVNVDEARDLAVKYGVRSIPLLLFFKDGEVKDQIVGANVTKDMLKQKLLALA; this comes from the coding sequence ATGGCTCAGCAATTCAACGAAAGCAATTTCCAATCCGAAGTCATCGACTCCGCCCAACCGGTCCTGGTGGACTTCTGGGCTGAATGGTGCGGACCTTGCAAGATGATCGGCCCGGTCATCGACCAGCTCTCCGGCGAACTGGAAGGCCAGGCCAAGGTGGGCAAGGTCAACGTGGACGAAGCCCGCGACCTGGCCGTGAAGTACGGCGTGCGTAGTATCCCGCTGCTGCTTTTCTTCAAGGACGGCGAGGTCAAGGACCAGATCGTCGGCGCCAACGTGACCAAGGACATGCTCAAGCAGAAGCTGCTCGCGCTGGCCTGA
- the purU gene encoding formyltetrahydrofolate deformylase encodes MARPGLILKLSCPDQPGIVAKIASYVAGHRGNLIEFAQFTDKLSLRFFARLEIETGELDVDPEDFIEGFGTLGRSMKAKWHFRRLPYKMRTAVLVTKTDHCLNEILWRAEIGEMPVEITSIIGNRDACRGIAERAGIPFHLIEMDGEKRAAGFTRIREILAEESVELAVLARFMQILPDDFCRDFEGRLINIHHSFLPAFIGANPYKQAYERGVKLIGATCHYVTADLDAGPIIEQEVERVQHFHAPNDLVRLGRNCERIALAKGIRYHVHDRTIIDGHRAIVFPD; translated from the coding sequence ATGGCCCGTCCCGGATTGATCCTGAAGCTCAGCTGCCCCGACCAACCCGGGATCGTGGCGAAGATCGCCAGCTATGTGGCCGGCCACCGTGGGAACCTGATCGAGTTCGCCCAGTTCACCGACAAGCTGTCGCTGCGTTTCTTCGCGCGGCTGGAGATCGAGACCGGGGAGCTGGATGTGGACCCGGAGGATTTCATCGAGGGCTTCGGCACGCTCGGCCGGTCGATGAAGGCGAAGTGGCACTTCCGCCGCCTGCCCTACAAGATGCGGACCGCGGTGCTCGTTACCAAGACGGATCATTGCCTGAACGAGATCCTGTGGCGCGCCGAGATCGGCGAGATGCCGGTGGAGATCACCAGCATCATTGGCAATCGCGACGCCTGTCGCGGTATCGCCGAGCGGGCAGGCATCCCTTTCCACCTGATCGAGATGGATGGCGAGAAGAGGGCCGCTGGCTTTACCCGCATCCGCGAGATCCTCGCGGAGGAAAGCGTGGAGCTGGCCGTGCTCGCGCGCTTCATGCAGATCCTGCCGGATGACTTCTGCCGGGATTTCGAGGGGCGGCTGATCAATATCCACCACAGTTTCCTGCCGGCCTTCATCGGGGCGAACCCGTACAAGCAGGCCTACGAGCGTGGGGTGAAGTTGATCGGCGCGACTTGTCACTACGTGACGGCCGATCTGGATGCCGGGCCGATCATCGAGCAGGAGGTCGAGCGCGTGCAGCATTTCCACGCGCCGAATGATCTCGTGCGGCTGGGGCGCAACTGCGAGCGGATCGCGTTGGCGAAGGGGATCCGCTATCATGTCCATGACCGGACGATCATTGATGGGCACCGGGCGATTGTGTTTCCGGATTGA